From Pseudanabaena sp. PCC 6802, one genomic window encodes:
- a CDS encoding PP2C family protein-serine/threonine phosphatase, producing the protein MCQILIVDDDPTMRLTLSRSLKKQGYEVFVATNGEEGLKEALRLRPALIVCDWMMPMMDGLEVCRHVKTEDTLANTYFILLTARDQVVDIVQGLENGADDFLSKPPDLNELKARVRAGLRLYQANHALQVQKQYLEAELAQAAAYVRSLLPHPLEGQIATRSCFLPSAQLGGDCFDYYWLDRDRLVFYLLDVAGHGVGAALLSVSVLNLLRTSGQKGSAQILGSTDLSQPHEVLSALNDYFQMSGHQDMYFTIWYGVYNKSNQQLAYSSGGHPPAILVNNSNDSPDGKEIVKLKTSGLPIGMISDVEFETKICNIPPGSKLYLFSDGAYEIAQADDSLWGLDSLIDALISPVGQGENSLDIALHKATLTAKHGDKLEDDLSLLELSFA; encoded by the coding sequence TCTTTGTTGCTACCAACGGAGAAGAAGGTCTGAAAGAAGCACTAAGGTTGCGTCCGGCTCTGATCGTTTGTGATTGGATGATGCCGATGATGGATGGGCTGGAAGTATGCCGCCATGTCAAAACCGAAGATACCTTAGCCAATACCTATTTTATCTTGCTTACTGCCCGCGATCAGGTGGTCGATATAGTCCAGGGCTTAGAAAATGGGGCAGATGATTTTCTATCAAAGCCACCCGATCTAAATGAACTAAAAGCGAGGGTTAGAGCTGGTTTGCGGTTATACCAAGCCAATCATGCTCTACAGGTGCAGAAACAATATTTAGAAGCGGAATTAGCGCAAGCGGCAGCCTACGTGCGATCGCTACTGCCACATCCTCTTGAAGGTCAGATCGCTACCCGTTCCTGTTTTTTGCCATCAGCACAATTAGGAGGAGACTGTTTTGACTATTACTGGCTGGATCGAGATCGCTTAGTATTCTACCTGCTCGATGTTGCCGGGCATGGCGTAGGGGCAGCGCTATTATCGGTGTCCGTGTTAAACCTTCTACGCACGAGCGGCCAAAAGGGGAGCGCCCAGATACTGGGATCGACAGATCTGAGCCAACCCCATGAAGTACTGAGCGCGCTAAACGACTATTTCCAGATGTCGGGACATCAAGATATGTACTTTACAATCTGGTACGGGGTCTATAACAAATCTAATCAACAATTAGCCTATTCCAGTGGCGGTCATCCACCTGCCATATTAGTAAATAACTCGAACGATAGTCCTGATGGCAAAGAGATCGTGAAGCTCAAAACTAGTGGCTTACCAATTGGAATGATATCTGATGTCGAATTTGAAACCAAAATTTGCAATATTCCCCCTGGTAGCAAGCTTTACCTGTTTAGCGATGGTGCCTATGAGATCGCGCAAGCAGATGATTCACTGTGGGGGCTGGACAGTTTGATCGATGCCCTGATATCTCCTGTGGGGCAGGGCGAAAATAGTCTCGATATAGCCTTACACAAGGCTACGCTGACAGCAAAACATGGCGATAAGCTTGAGGATGACCTATCGCTGTTGGAGCTTAGCTTTGCTTAA